The genomic interval GCTTGCAGTTGGTGTACTGTGGAGTGTGATTCTTGGGGTAAGTGgtccaaagtaaaacaaatgacTCTGTGGACTGGGAAGTTTTTTAGTCTTTATCAGTTGCCACCCAGCCTTCATAACCGTGTATGTCAGCAGGCTGCCACTGGACCATAAGATGCCTTGTGTAAATTCTAAGGAAGCActctcagttagtagagtgcttgccttgtatgcacaaagccctgagttcaatccccaacaccaccaccaccaaaaaaaaaaaaggcactcttttctcaaatatttagcTTCTGGTAAACCTAAGAGAAATAAGTAGGAGGTCTAGATAGGCCCAATCCATGGAAGAGGCATGCATGTCTGCAGGCAGTTTCCTTATTCTCAGCCAAGCAAGAAGGTCTATATAGGTTTTGTATAGGAGGCTTCTAAAGATTCCCTTTTCTCTCaaggttttttctttaaaaaaaaaaaaagaagaagaagaaagaaaaaattctttaggTCCTTGAAGTGATGCTTGGAATGACTCACATCACTTCCGATGGTGTATCCCCAGTCAGGACTGTGTCCTGGTTAAAAGCGTGGAACTACAGTGTCTAGGGTTGAATCCTATGGGCTCTCATACTGAGGCACTTTAGGCAAGTTATACAGTGCCCCTggttctttatctgtaaaatgaagttaAGGAATAAGCAAGAATGCACCGAAAACACCTGCACAGGTAAAGTCTTAGCACAAAAGAGGCCCAGGAATGCCCTGAGGAGCTGGCCTGAATGAACTTGTAACTTGGGGATTGGGGTGCCTCGTGGAGGGAGGTATGGCCAATTTGTGCCTTACCTGATCCTGGGAAGTAAggactcccccacacacacacttataagcACATACCAAGTAATAACTACCAGGCCCTGTGGTCTGCAAGCGTTGGTTCCTGTGGGACCAGTAAGAGAGGTCTGTGTTCACAGGAAAATACTAATTCTGGGTTAGTGTTTCACAGCCAGCAAGAGTCTTCTCTGACTGTTCCGTCTGGAAGATGGGTCTGCTGCCCACTGAGGGTTAAGTGAAAATCTGCCCTAGATTGTTTTGAGTCTCCATGGGCTGTGGTGCCATCTTAGTAGGGGTCTGGCTGCCACAGTTATGTCCCTGGGTGAGCTGTAAGGGGAGCTGCAGGTGGATGGGCATGGCTGCAGCGACACTTTCTCCCACAGGTGAACATGAGCTTATGCATCTTAGGCATTATTGTGATGGCAAGCACCAATTCCCTGATGTGGACCTTCTTCAGtcggggcctcagtttctccatgtcTTCAGCCATTGCATCTGTCACAGTGACTTTTTCAAACATCCTCAGCTCAGTGAGTAGCCTGAGGGtctcaaaaaatactttttaaggtGGAGTTGGTCTGTGACATGCACTTCCCAGGCTGGTGCGCTAAATCGGGGAACAAAACATATTCCTTGCATCCAAGTATAccacagtaaaaacaaaactccagCACAGCCCTGAGCAGATGCAAGAAGTGATGAGCTACCTTGTTAACTGGATCTGGGTGAGGAAGGTGGTCCCTCAAAAAACGACCACATTTTTGAGCACTGGTCTGCAGAACATCAGATCCCAGCTTCCGGCCCAATCCAGCCAGGGTTCCTCATCATATTCCTGGGCCAGTAGTGGATCCAGTTCCAGGGGGAGGTGCTAATGGGTCTTGGGGGTAAATTTGGTTTTCCTGCACAGAGGTCAggatctgctttcttcttttgttgctttACATGGGCAAACAGGTGCCAAAACTCGGCCCAGGGGAGGGGATGGAGCGGGCGGGGAGAGGCACTTGGCACCTGGCAGTTAGGCAAGGCTTGTGCTGCTCCCTTTTCTGCTCACACAAAAAGGGGCGCGGGAAGCTGGCTCCACTACTGTCCACCTGTGATTGACATGGTGGGAGGTGGCCATCTCAGCAGCCTCAACAGCAACCTGGCAAGAGTTCCAGAGTTCAGGGCCCTCTGGGGTGCCCCAGCTCCAGGACAGTGTCTGACACACAGTGGTGCAAGTGGCATCACTGCTCCCTCCTTGACACCTCCCCCTGGCTCCTTTCTTGCCATTTCTAGGATGTCTGATTTCAAGTGAAGTCGAGAGAGCAACAAGGGAtcctcaatttatttccttttaatgttctAATAGGTGGTTGTTGAGGCGACTGAAGATTGTGGTCTGGAGCAAAGTAAACTCACAGGTATTAAGACCATGCATCAGAAAGCTGGTGAAGGAACAAGTAGTCATGAGACATCATGATTGTAGAGGTCATCCTCATTCATAACTCaagcattaggggaaaaaaaagaaaaagagaaaaaaaaaaaaagaggctgcacCAAAAAGCATGCACAATGATGTCCTGGGATGATCCCCCGACCCTCCCTACCCACCTGTGCCCCTGCAGCAGCTCAGCCCCCCAGAGACCTCCTGGGAGAAAACGGATTAGGATCTCAGGGGCCATGAGGAGTCAAAGGCCAGGAAGATTCCAAAGGCTGTGAACTAGAAACTTCTAGCTCCTTATGGGACGTTTTCTCTCGGGtttgacaaaaaaaagaaaagaaaaaggcaaacaaaacatAACTGATTGGTGCCCCAAACCCTACAGATCCACACACAGCTGACTATGTCATaaaagaaaaccaggaaccagatgaaacaaacaacaaatgataaccaaaaaaacaaaaaaaaaatgggaggcaCATACATTGAAGGAAGTGAGGACAAAGCCAAAGCACAAAAATGGTGAGCGGGGCCAGAGGAGCAAGGCAAGACTGCGATGCCCCAACTGTGGTCTGGTGGGGCTCTGTGTGTCAAAGGAGGCTCCCGTGGCGCCTGGTACGGCAAGCAGCCTCACAGCCACTGGGAGCTCCAggcaaatgggagggagagggggaaaaaaacatttaaaataggctTTATGAATCTTTGTTCCCcaagcaataaatgaaatggttCAGGAACTCAGATAACCGAGAAATTGCTGCAAGCCAAACAAAAATGGACGAAGCTATGAAGAGAAGGCAACCGAACAATCACGATTCTCTTGCTGCGATAAGGTCTAGAAACAGAAGCAACAGAAGGCCTGGAAAAGCCATCCCAAATATCAGGGATGATGGGTtattcaggaaggagaggggggaaaaGCAGTCAACAGGTAGAATTAAGACAAAACaggtgaaagagagagaacattaaaaaaaaaaaatcaaataaggcaAGGCTGAATTTAACATTAGAAATATACCCCCATCAAAACACATGGCCAGAAGATCAAATGAAAAGGTCACAAATGCACACTTTCTCCTCCACCCCATTAAGTATTAGATCTTTGATCACAACAGGTAGGGTAAGAAGGATGTTTTAGAGATACAGTTGCATCAACAGAAGCAAAACCCATCTTAAACAAATGGGTTTTGGGGATAAGAAAAGGCTGCTAAAAATTCAGAAGTCACCACTCCCCAGAGCAATGGATAGCTTTAGAAGACCAAGGAAGATCAACGAGGGTCAAAAGTGCCAAAGCGGGAGATTCGGCCCCTCCAAAATACCACTGGGATGCCTGGATGCGGGAGCTCTCCCGTGTCACCATGGATGGCCTGGCCGCTGCTGCACCTCCCTTCCTTGGGATGACACAACACAGAGACAGTGAGTCACCTGGGGATGGGCTTGCCAGAGCTCCTCGTGCTTGCCACAGAGAAGCAAAGGGATGCTTGCGACAGCCCTGGGTGCAGGAAGAGAGGAGATTCCCAAAGCAAGAGACACGTAAAACCTTCTTCTTGGCAGGCAGCAGGGGCTCAGGGTGAGGGTTCACTCCGGAAGTCACCAAGACTATTTCACACACCAAAGCCCCTGCCCCTCTAAACAAGTTCTTTTCAGAGAATGGTAATGTGGGTTCATCTCATGCTGCTCACTTTGGGGACATGAAGGACAGGACTTCTTAGAATTAATGCTTTCTCTACttaaattcttcctctctctcaaccTGACCAGAAAGTTCCTGGGTGCTACAGTGGATGGGGGAGGTATTACACTTGATCTCAGTCAAAAGGCTGAGATGCGATTAATGTGCAgggattaaaatgtattaatttacatttaccaATAAAGAGCCCCAGACTTTTCTTATATTCAATTGCTATTCCTCTCCCTGAATTCTGATGCTGATATAGAATTTGGTAAGTTTTAAATTCAGTTAATCCTCGATTATTCAAACTCTTCTACGCTGGCAAACTGTAGGTAGTTGGCTTGCAggttttttcttctaaaaacatatcacacataagcacacacagGGTCACTCACTACCAGATCAGATGCCAAGGACTGCATGATTCCAGATATTTCCCCAGGTAAAAGGGCTCCATGTGTATAAATGCTGAATAGACTGACCTGCAACATCTTCTGTGGGCCTAGCTTTAATCTCACACTTTCTTCACCTTTAAGGATCTAGGCATCCAAGATAATTCACCTGAATGGTCCATCCGGCCAGCCAACTACTGACTTAACTGTGTGAACTTAACTCTGAATCGTATGCCACATAGAGGCTCTTCCCtacacataaaaatctaaaatacagaacactgTCAGGACAAGATATGGACTGTTTCTAATCAAGTGCATTTCCTAtgtgaattagaacaaaaaacatgtgactgaaataaagtaaaactataatctaaatattgtttaaaacaatccattttaatcatctaaattatttacaatacAATAACATGGATCATTTTAAagacattggattttaaaaaatcaccaagtgATGCttcaaataacacattaaaatatattaataaaattttttcagtGCTCAAAACTCCCCTCACCCCTGACATGGGACAGCAAGCTCTAGACAAAAGTGCCTAAAATACAAGTCTTCCCAGTTTGCCCATCACACCAGTTGTTAAGAAAAAGGGTTaatcaatttgttttcaaaatttctccctatGAAATTTTCCTGGAGAGAATGGTGGATCCCAGGACTGTGGCTAAGTGTGGATGATGGACCAAAGCAGAGACCAGACCAGCTGGATACAAATCCCCAAACAGAGGATGCCCCAAGTCTTCCCACCGAGGCTCATCTGTCTGCCTGTGACTCACTGGTTGTATACAGAGAGCCACCTGGAGCCTCGAGGATGATTTATGTACAGAGTAAAATGCTTCCCACATTCCAAACATCAAAATGGTTCTGTCAttcccaacagagaaaaaaagagccaaatcAGAGTACATCCTTCCCCCTCGGATGAGCTTTTAGAGATGAGTCTTATCAGGAAAACAAGTTCAAAAGAACTCTAGGTCATTCAAACAATGAGACCAtccctaaattaattttaacaacctAGATAATTCCTTTTTGAATTCACATATCTTGAGCCTGACCCTTCTACAGTTTCAACTGTAACTGTGCATGCCTCACCTCAAATAACATTGCTGGGGTGGATTTGCTGCAGGTTTCAGTAAGGAGGGCCTAGGAAGAACGGTCACTGCCTATGGTGACTTTTTAGTCCTCATGACTAGTTTCCTGGCTCCTTTCCACCAGGAGCTGCTCCCTTCCTTTTTACGTAAGCCAGTGCTTATGGTTGGGACTTTAGTCCCATCACCAGTTCCCTCTCTCCCTCGGACCTCCAAGAGAAGTTGTTTGTCAGCATGATAGCTTCTGTTCAACTTCTCAAAGATGCACCCAGTGGTGGTCCTTGAACTTCCTGGATTCACCTTCTACCTGTAAAGCTGTGGGGAGGGCACTGTCTACCCTTTCAGCACAAGTCACTCAGATACTGTTCTTCAAGGACACCTGCCTGCCAGATGGCCACTAGGACAGGGGTAGGATGGCTAACACAGCCAGTTGCCCTTGGTTGACTGTGTAGATACTACATAGATAAGCATCTTCATTTTTGCACAAACTTAATCCGGTAacttaattgcttaaaaaaaaacaaaccataaataaatctaaatgctAAACCATTGTCAACTTTACCTATGACTCCTTGGAAGttgacaacaaaggaaaaagaaaagtcaggccAATTCAAGTCTCTTGACCACAGCTGTCAGAAATTAGCCAGGGGATGGGAGACACCACCAAGAACCttggctccttcctgccttgtGTTTTTGTGGGGAGTGTTGGAGTCTCTGCAGATGAACATTGTGAATCACAAAGATGAATGTCCTTCCTTCAAAGGTGGTGACTCAGAAATGTTACAAGGATGACAGCACTGGGTCAATTCATCTTTTTCAGGGTCTGTCCCCTTATCACACAGAGCTTTGCAGCATGTGGATCTGGGAGATCCAGGAAGAGTAAAGGGTAACTATCTGGGGCATAGGGTGACCACAGACCCTTGCTCCCAGGGCCctgagtagaaagcttcccattcTAGAGGCAACTGAGATGGGTCATTCTACAAACTCAGGCTCACCTTCAGAGACTGGGGTAGGGGAGTGGGGATGCAAGATCAGCTCAATGTCTTTTCTAGATTCATCTAGAGTCTCCTGGAAGAATTTAATGACATTCTGTTAGGGTTTATTTGgttaatcactttgaaaaattccACTTTGAACATGTGTAAGCTAGAAAGAAAGTGACATATATGCCTTCATTGAAGTAATTAAAGTCAAAAGGCTGGTCTATCAAGTGTTGTCAGGAATCCTGAAAGTTTTCcgggcttctctctctctcagtgctaCCCACAGGTAACAGATTCTGTCATTTGCTTTCAGAATGACCCAGAACTCACAATTCCCCTAGCACTGCCCAGGACATAAACTCAAATGGGGAGTTAAGAAAacctccatgaagaaggtgacaccagaggtcaggtgctggataggcagctcattatagagtcacactggtgcagaaggccgagctggctgaattaaggtgaaagtacagagtgtccagaagggctcctcctattctgtgctggacaccaggcaaaggaggcacctggctgtggtcccctgacaagtgtccaacagacagtctgtaatgacttggatttgaacttgagcagagaggaaagctcccagagaacttgttctagaatgttcttcaggtttcctaggagatgggggCACAACAGAaacagcacatccacacacaaagaaagaagccaggaggaggcatctcctgctccacctcagtccctcggcccctcctagagccgagatgttgtcaaagccctgtcttctgactgaataagtctccagcagaatccaggctgggccacacttataaaagaaggacagaaagctcCTGTGTCTCCTTCTGAGAGGTTTCTCTCTACTTTGGGGAAGAAGGACTTCAAATTACAAGTGATGAGCTAGTAAGATGGGTTTCCAGTGAACACCAGAAGCTGCAGATTACAAAAccaaatggttattctcttcctgactggaaaacaagtgtggagttggagcttgaataagacaaactttggcctcaaATGGAACCTCTgtagtatacaatttttttttcatccattcactcaaatgctattttctgagatgattgtggtccaggcactgtgctgcgcaccagagatgctgaaatgagagctgaaagggactgacatcaggcttcctcattctagtgggaagtgataaatcaagtcaaagagcaaagatttggaatcatttgcacttGAACACCTAGTGACCTTTCAAAGTCAACTGTGCATATACttcaactcatggatttctccggaaactttatccacctaataccttccccaactcaaccgatggcaactccatccttccagctgcttaggtcaaaagccctgggacgatctttgactcctctcaacttccatctaatcctcagcaaacctttttgtcagattggcttcaaaatgcatttagaatttgccctctcttcacctctttctccaccaccacctggaacAGAGCCACGAACTATCCGTCTCCTGGATGATTGTGCTAGCCCCGCAATTGATATGACCGCCTCTActctagagtttatatgcatcatcatagcaatgtgctaggatctttgtttctaaacaggcctcagagccatggtttatcatcacggtttccttccttctctgaattttcgaccctggaaagcccatctaataggcctggccacatatggtttggatcttgctaaaatgaaaattttcattactctcacaAAGAATTCTGACCAAGGAGGACAAAGTTGAactaggtgctggaggaatgtcatcacaattatcaaccagtaggaaggactgtctctttttcaacagagggaatatggggacttgcttaagaaggggatggaagattgaaaaagcaaaagggaacgttgggaaaacacagtgctgataaccacaggaatcagagcccccacttctgtaagacttggggagcaaaggaaacaggttagaataaaataaactgagaaggccataggagggggtcctgagcaggggaacccagagctctgaggggagggtgcgtctccacttccctccctgagcaggcggaaggagtgttgtgctgaggcaggtctaggatgagggagagcgatgctgttgccagggtggagaagcgctgctgagggagacagctcacaggcaggaagaaacaggtctcctgcttctcctcctgccctcaggggtctccctatctgcagcacctgacacagaagcctcagcagggtatataatggtgaattcagagctaagagacagtaacttaatcattagattgaaatttttttgtctaaacaatgccacatatttcctttgctcccccagtcctacagaattgagggctctgattcccgtggttatcagtattattgctttatcaattttcccttttgctttttcaatcttccatcccctacttaaacaattccacagttaacactacaatgcacccacagattctagttcatcaagtcagggtcaagaaggacaagatgtggcctggacatctcctatagatcctgcacttctgtttgaagaaaccatgcatttatgtttctttgcatgaggggtggctgtatcatcaagcggaaatgttcactgatgatgtttgttttgaggttaagtaagagaagaagggcctatcccaaggcatcaacttctccccactgtctgtgccatgagggggatttttctagaaacaaaaataacaaattatgtttaaaagcttcatcacttAAACAGAAATTcgttaaatttaacaaaaaggtgctttataccatagaagtccccacaccagcactacataaagaatGGTCTGCGGGCTCACAtcagtctgcaaactgtccacaatgagataagaatggaaattgagagtaaatggtcagatgcattttggacaattaacattgtcatgaagtccaagcacatgaccaagcatgtgggtccgctcaagtgtcatggaacacttgggttgagttgcaggtggcatgagccactaactaatgaccacattacaacaagtgatgctttaaggtttgtttggcaatcttCAGTTAAGGAAGcctccatgaagaaggtgacatcagaggtcaggtgctggataggcagctcattatagagtcacactggtgcagaaggccgagctggctgaattaaggtgaaagtacagagtgtcca from Urocitellus parryii isolate mUroPar1 chromosome 3, mUroPar1.hap1, whole genome shotgun sequence carries:
- the LOC144253672 gene encoding transmembrane protein 42-like; this translates as MAARSLPQPQPQPPRGAVSATAYPDTPAEVPPHLQAGAMRRRFWGAFNCLCAGAFGALAAAAAKLAFGSEVNMSLCILGIIVMASTNSLMWTFFSRGLSFSMSSAIASVTVTFSNILSSVVVEATEDCGLEQSKLTGIKTMHQKAGEGTSSHETS